CTTGAACAAGCACAATCCGAGCTCAAGGACTTGATTGTTGATGCAGACAATATGAACGCTATAGACGATGCTCTCGAAAAAGGGAAAATTGCGCGAATACCGTTCTGTAGTACAGACATGGATGGAGAACAATGTGGTGAAGAAATCAAGGATCAGACTGGCGGTGAAATTCGAGGTACACGAATTGATGTGGAAGAAGAAGCGGGAGGTATCTGTGTAGCATGCGGGAAACCCGCAAAAGCAATTGTTTATGTCGCGCGTTCCTACTAAAGGATAATAGTTCATCTAGCAACGGCATACCGCGGAATCCTTGCAAATCACACTGGAAACTGAGGGAGTTGAGACATTGAAGATTCTCGTTCCGTATGGTCAGAAGATTGCAAACAAAATCCAGCAGATAATTGGAGATGAAGCAGAGGTTGTTACCTCTGAAAGAACTGCGGAAGAGATGCTCCAGCAAGCGAAAGACGCAACAGTGGTAGCTGCGGGAAGAGTTCCAGGAGAATACATTCGGAAAGCCGAATCACTGAAGATGATCCAGGCCTTTGGAGCGGGCGTAGATAAGATTGACATGGACGCCCTCAGAGAACATGGTGACGTTCTCGTTTGTAATTGTCACCTGAATTCGCAAGAGGTAGCGGAGTATGCAATAATGCTCCTGTTGGTGCTCACAAAGAGAATATTGCGTAGTGACAGGTTGCTGCGAAAAGGAGACTGGAAGATGGCATGGGGGAGCGATTTACCCAACATCGAAATTAGAGAGAAAACCTGTCTGTTGATAGGACTGGGGCATATAGGCCTTCAAATAGCTCAACGACTTAGAGCATTCAATATGTACCTAGTAGCAGCTACAAGAACAGGAACCGGTTCCGCATCGTCTGTGAATCAGCTGGTCTCTATTTCAGAAGCAGAAGACTACATTAGACAGGCGGATTTCATCATTCTATCATTGCCACTCACAAAGGAATCACGCGGAATGGTTGATCAGACATTTCTTTCATACATGAAGAAGTCGGCGTTCATCATCAATGTTTCCAGAGCGCCTATTATTGATCAGAATGCATTGTTCGAAAAGTTGGAGTCTGGTGACATTGGAGGCGCTGCTCTTGATGTCTGGTGGAATTATCCAGCTGAATGGGGTTCATCTGGCCAGCTCCCCTCCGAAAGACACCCCTTTCACAAGCTAGATAATGTTGTTCTCTCGCCTCATCGTGCAGCGTATTCTGAGAATGTTATGGAAGAACAGATAAGATTCGTGGCGCGGAACATACTCAGATTCATTCAAGGAGAAGAGCCATTAAATCAGGTTGATATAGAAAATGAATACTGAAAGCCCAATGAAATCTATTGATTGTGAACTAGAATCACAAGCAATAAAGTTAGCGGCAACACTAATCTGTCAACTAGTTGTTTTCTTCGTTACGGGCAGGCAACGTGTTTAAGAGACACCCTTTCGAGGAGAATTCCAATGACCATCAACGATATCATGACCTCAGAGGAGAACGGTCCTAGCATAAGCAATCTTTCGGATATTCCTGGAATAGGGCCTAAGTACAAGCGAGTTCTTACGGAGTATTTCGGAAGTGAAACTGTTGCTCTCAAGGTTATTCTAGATTCCCGCGTTGATTTGGTTGCATCAGTACCTGAAATCGGTTCAAGACAAGCAGTTAATATTGTAAAAGGTGCCTTTGAGCATCAATTTGGAACAAGTTCGAAGACAGTTCTTAGAACATCAGATGTGGAAAGGATATACGATAACATCGTTGAGATAATCCAGAGCTACGCCAATACTACCTATGCGAAGGACAAGTTGTATCTGTACTTCCCATTGCCACCTGACAAAATTAACACAATAAGGGAACGTCAGAGATATTTTGCACACGCAATGGAAATGACTCGAGGGTTGAGGGAAGAGGATTGTCAGGCGCTTGAACAGCATCTAAAGAACATTAGGGGTTTGCTTCATCGGGTGAAGCCAAAAAGGCTTGAGGGGCGATTGGTCCTTACTACCGACGAGGAAACATTTGACGAACTTGTCAATCAGGGAGTGGATAAATGGTGTCCGGTATACGTCCTTTCGGAAGGTGAAAGGGCCCTAGATTATGCCCAGGGCTACGATTTGGTGTTCTACATCTCATCATCTGGTTTTTATGATGATTCAATGGATATGCTTCAGAACGTCGAGTTGTTGGGAGAGAATTGGTCTATTGATAAGATTCTCCCAGAACGGACAGTGGGATTCTACACGAGAAATTACCATGTCATTCGTGCTGCAAGTGCACTAGCAGACATTTTCCCCAAACTTCCAGATAACGATGCTATGAGGCGTTTTTCTGAGGCCATTGATGTTGACAGTCTCAAACGGGTTGGTGACCTTCTCGAGAAGCTAAATGAAGATGGCTCGATTGCAGAAGGAATTGACGATGAGCTTGACAGATATGGCCATGCAGTCAGTAACTTCCAGACCGCCATAGCCGAAACTGAGGCATGGACAAATGAGGAAATAGAACGTCGTATATCCGAAAGTGAGGTTACTCTTGGTGGGCAGCAGATAATCAGTATTCTACAGTCTGCAGATATGGAAGGAGCTGAAAGCAGTACTATGCGAAGTATGCTGCCTGCAGAGATTGTTGAGATATTCACCAGTGTAACTCGCGAAGCAGAAGATCGATTACTCGAATTTCTAGGCCTAGATTTGCGTGAAGCAGACTGGGTTACAGGAATTGTCAGTGAAGAGATATCCCTTCCAGTCAACATGGTCTCTGCAAGAATAAACGACTTAGAGGATAAAATTAGGTCCGTTTATGCGGAACTCAGTTTTGAATTCATGAGCAAATTGGCGAACGAACTGGAAGATCTCCGAGAACCGGTTAAACAGGCTGTGCAAACGCTCTTAGAATTTGATCTTTTCTTGGCAGTAGGTCTCTTTGCACGGGATTATGGTCTCCATAGACCAAATGTATCGGTTGATTATCGAGGTGTAGGTGTAAAGGATGCAACTAATCTATTCTTAACACGCAGTAGACTCAAGGGAAAGCACGGGGAAGTACAACCTATTGACTATTCGATTGGAGATACCCCCTACAAGCCCGTTGGTACTGAAGGAGAGAATTGCGTGGTACTATCAGGAGCAAACAGCGGAGGGAAGACCACGACCATTCAGACCCTTGCACAGATAGTAACAATGGCTCAAGCTGGTTTTCCTGTACCAGCTAGAGAATCGTATGTTCAAATATTCGAAGAAGTGTATTTCTTCTATAAGAGCCGAGGAATGGTTAGCGCAGGAGCATTTGAAACAACCTTACAGCAATTCGCTGAAATTGTCACATCGGATAAACAGAAACTTGCTCTGTTCGACGAAATAGAGGCAATAACTGAGCCAGGTAGTGCTGCCAATGTCATTGCGGGTTTGTTGGAAATCCTTCAACAGGATCCCAATAGTGCAACGGTGATATGTAGCCACCTCGCGAGCGAAATCAAAGAAGCAGCGTCCGCTCCCGTCAGAATCGACGGTATAGAAGCTAGAGGTCTTGACAGCGATCTTGATCTGATTGTCGATAGAAGTCCTCGTTTCGGATATCTTGCTAGGAGCACCCCGGAGCTAATTGTTGAACGATTGGCAAAGTTGGCTAAAGGGGACGAAAAGCGCGTCTATTCTAAGATGCTTGACAAGCTAATGCAAGCTCGCCATGAAGAGCTTTGAGTGGACTTCATGATGAAAATCCTTGTTTTTGGTGACACACATATTCCCACGCGGAGAGACTCTATCCCTGGCTCTTTCTATTCGATTATTGAAGAGACTGATTATGACTTGGCACTAGTAACTGGTGACTTGGTGCAAGAACAAGCGATGCGAGAAGCACTGCCACCCCTTCCTCGTAGCTACATAGTGAAGGGAAATATGGACTACTCACATACTCATAATTTCCATGAAGAAGTCAGAGCTGGTGATCTGCGGATACTGCTTTTGCATGGCACACAGTTACGACCACGCGGGAACATTGAACAAATTCGAGACATTCTGGATAATGTGGGCTGTGACATAGGCATTCATGGCCACACTCATGAAGCGCAAATCAAACTCTACAAAGAGCGATTAATCTTGAATCCCGGAACGCTATCAGGTGCCACTGGTGTATCTACAGGACGGCAAGAAGCCAGCTTCATTGAGATGGATGTAGATGGAACCGCTGTGGGAGTAACTCTTTACAAAACTGATTGGAACACATTGAAGAAATCTACTCTTTCATTTGAGCAAGAAAATGGCGCGATGGTACAAACGAAATGAAATCTGAAAACGGCTCTGGGGTACTGAATCTCACAGAAAGGATATCTCCGAATAGGCTCTGTGTAAG
Above is a window of Candidatus Thorarchaeota archaeon DNA encoding:
- a CDS encoding YfcE family phosphodiesterase, with protein sequence MMKILVFGDTHIPTRRDSIPGSFYSIIEETDYDLALVTGDLVQEQAMREALPPLPRSYIVKGNMDYSHTHNFHEEVRAGDLRILLLHGTQLRPRGNIEQIRDILDNVGCDIGIHGHTHEAQIKLYKERLILNPGTLSGATGVSTGRQEASFIEMDVDGTAVGVTLYKTDWNTLKKSTLSFEQENGAMVQTK